CCTTTCAATCGTATGCAGGACAACAAATGGATGAACTGGGTCCTTTTTATAGGGCTTTCAGTAATATGGGGCAGTTCGTTTCAACTCATGAAAACGGGTATGGAAGCGCTTTCCGCTTACCAGGTGGCGGCCCTCAGGATGGCGAGCGCAGGTATTGTATTGCTGCCATTTTTCATCCGGGCCCTTCGCAACATTCCCAAACAAAAGATCGTTTTAATCGTGTGGTCGGGCTTACTGGGTAATTTTTTCCCTTCCTTTCTGTTCTGCATAGCCGAAACCAGGATCGATAGCGCACTGGCCGGTATCCTGAACGCGTTAACGCCGCTGTTCACCATATTGGTAAGTGTTTCTTTCTTTCAGGCGAAAGTATCTTGGAACAAATGGCTCGGGGTGAGTATCGGCTTTATTGGATTGTGCTTATTGTTTCTGTCTAAAGGTGTTCCCGATCTCTCTTATGTTTCTTACTCATCGCTGGTATTGGTGGCCACCATCTGTTATGGGCTGAACGTAAACCTGGTGAGCAGGCATTTACAGGGCATCGATTCCATTCATATCGCTTCTGCCGCATTGGGTTTTCTTTTGCTTCCTGCGCTGCTGACTCTTTTTATCAGCGGGTATTTCAACCACGATTTTACAGCTACTCCGGTATTGTTTTCCACAGGTGCCTCGGTTGTATTGGGTGCATTGGGAACGGCGCTGGCTTCTATCCTTTTTTATATGCTGGTGAAGCGCGCGGGGGTGATTTTCTCTTCCATGGTTACTTACGGCATCCCGTTCGTGGCGTTGATCTGGGGCTTTCTTGCCCACGAAGAGATTACGTTACTGCAGATCGGATGCCTGGGGATTATACTGGCGGGGGTATGGGTGACGAATAAGAAGATAAAGGGAGCCTGACTGCTATGATCTTCTTATACGAATAAGCCCCTGTGTTGAAGCAGGGGCTTATTCGTATAAGAAAGTGATCAGTCGTTTTTAGTAGTCGCCAAGTGTTTCTGGCAACTGGGCCAAAGCCTTAGCGAGTTGTTCATCGTTTGGAGCGATACCGTGCCATTCGTGGCTGCCTTCCATAAAGTCGACGCCGCTTCCCATAGCGGTCACCATCAGGATCACGACGGGTTTTCCTTTACCGGTAAGGCTTTTGGCTTTATCCAGTGCGGCCACCACTTCATCCATATCGTTACCCTTTTCGAGGTGAACGATTTCCCAGCCGAAGGCGGCGAATTTAGCGGCGAGGTCGCCAAGGCTCAATACTTTGCTGGTGGGCCCATCAATTTGCTGACCGTTCCAGTCGATGGTGGAGATCAGGTTGTCCACTTTATTGTGGGCGGCGAACATAATCGCTTCCCATACCTGTCCTTCCTGGAGTTCTCCGTCTCCATGGAGGGAGTACACCAGTTGCGGGTCGTTGTTCAGTTTTTTTGTAAGCGCCGCGCCGATGGCCACGCTCATGCCCTGGCCCAGGGAGCCGGAGGCGATTCTCACGCCGGGCAGGTGCTCGTGGGTGGCGGGGTGGCCTTGCAGGCGGGAGTTCAGTTTTCGGAAAGTGGCCAGTTCTTTTACGTCAAAATACCCGGCTCTTGCGAGGGTTGAATAAAATAAAGGTGAAATATGTCCGTTAGATAAGAAGAACAAATCCTCGCCCCTGGCGTCCATATTGAAGGCCGGATCATGTTTCATCTGTTGAAAGTAGAGGGCCGTAAGAAAATCGGCGCAGCCGAGAGAGCCACCGGGGTGGCCACTGGCGCAGCCGTGAACCATTCTTACGATGTCTCTGCGGATTTGGGTTGCAATGTCTTTTAAAGCTGGCATGTTCGTTTTGTTTTGAAGATTACAAAACTAAGGTATTACAATTTTAAATGTATTAAGAAATTGAACGTGCGGGCCTGGTTTTTGCAGGTGGTGTTTTGACGGATGTAGGTGATTTTGTGTAGAAGGCCACAATTAATGGCATGTTAATGGGCAGTTAGGATTTTAAGTTATAATTTTGTTCACGTATATATCCACAACCGCATGTTTGATGTAATACTCTCACTCTCTCTTTCCTTTGCAATCACATTCTTATCCATACCTGTCATTATCCGGGTGGCGGAGATGAAAAAATTATTTGATGTTCCCGATGCCAGAAAAGTACACATCAATCCGATTCCTTCACTGGGGGGACTGGGTATTTTCGCTGGATTTATCCTGGCTATACTCATCAGCCTGCCTCCGGGAAGCGCGCCGGAATTTCAGTATTACATTGCTGCGGCTTTTATCATCTTTTTCCTGGGTATTAAGGACGATATCCTGGTGATCTCTCCTGTGAAGAAGTTCATCGGGCAATTGCTGGCCGCTTTCATCATAGTGTATAAAGGTGGTGTTCAGATCAAAAGCATGCACGGTTTCCTGGGGGTTTACGATATGCCGGAAATGTTCAGCCTGGCGCTCACTTACTTCACGATCATCGTGATCATCAACTCTTTCAACCTCATTGACGGTATAGACGGCCTGGCCGGAAGTCTGGCGGTGCTGGCCGCTTCGCTCTTCGGACTTTATTTTATCGCGGTGGAACAAACCAGTTATGCGATTCTTTCTTTCGCCTTGTCCGGCAGCATGCTGGCTTTCCTAATTTTTAATTTCAGCCCCGCCCGGATTTTTATGGGCGATACCGGTTCCCTGCTAACAGGATTGGTGGCGGCCATCCTCGTTATTAAATTCATCAATGTTTCCGACCAGAGCTCGGCCCTTCCGGTGCCAGCGGCTCCTGCGGTTGGTTTCTCCATTCTTATCATTCCCCTGGTGGATACATTGCGGGTATTCAGCGTACGCATGTTGCACAGGCGCTCCCCGTTCAGTCCCGACAGGAACCATGTGCACCATTTATTGCTGGATTATGGTATGACGCACCGCACCATTACGCTTGTACTGGTATCGCTGAACATCGTATTTATTATGATCGCCACTTTCCTGGGGCAACTGATTGGTTGTACGGCAACAATATGCACCATGATCGCCCTGGCTTACGGAAGTTTCTCCATTGCCTGGTACTACAAGCCACGTCCGCGCTTTTTTGTGGCCAAAACCAAAGAGCAGGAAGAAGCCACGCTTATCGCGAAACGTTCCCTTTTTACTTTCACGAAAGAAAAACTGCAATAGGTTCGGGCATAATTGCAAGGTGTTCAGTAGCTTTGCTCCGCACAACTGAATCTATATGTCTGAAGAATTATCCATGATACTAGACGATGCGAAGGAAACCATGCACAAGGCCCTTGAGCATCTGGAACAGGAATTAGGTAAGATCCGCGCCGGAAAAGCCAACCCGCAAATGCTGGACGGTATTCACGTGGATTATTATGGAAGTCCCACCATTTTGAACCAGGTGGCCAACGTAAGCGTGATGGATGCCCGCACCCTTACGATCCAGCCCTGGGAAAGGAACATGATTCAGCCCATCGAGCGTGCCATCATGGCCGCCAACATCGGTGTTACCCCTCAGAACGATGGTAACGTGATCCGCATATTTCTCCCGCCACTCACGGAAGAACGCCGCCGCGAACTCGTAAAAAGAGCCGCCGGTGAAGGTGAAAGCTGCAAAGTGGCCATCCGGAACATCCGCAGGGATGCCATTGAACAGGTGAAAAAATTGCAGAAAGATGGTTTGAGCGAAGACGCCGCGAAAGATGCTGAAAAAGACATCCAGGACCTCACCGACAAGCACATCGCCATCGTGGAGAAGCATCTTGGGGTGAAAGAAAAAGAGATCATGGCGGTATAATCCGGTCTCACTCGTTCAGCAACATCGCTTTGGCTTTCTCTAATTCAGCTTTGGTTTCCGCACTTACTTCGGGATAGGTCAGTTTTAATTTTTTAAACTGGTCACCTAATATTTCCGCGATCGCCAGGCGGGTGAACCACTTGTCGTCGGCGGGCACGATGTACCATGGCGCGAAACTGGTGCTGGTAGCGGTTATCGCGGCTTCGTAGGCCGATTGGTATTCCTCCCACAATGCCCTTTCTTTCAGGTCGCCAAAAGAGAATTTCCAGTTTTTGGAAGGGTCTTCGATCCTTTCGAGGAAACGTTTCTTTTGTTCATCCTTTGAAACGTGCAGGAATATTTTAATGATGACGGTCCCGTTTTCAGCCAGGTTTTTCTCGAAGCGCCGGATCTGGTCCATTCGTTTTTCCCAGAATTCGGGGGTGATGTCTTTTACTGAATCGATACCGGGAATCTTTTCGTTGAGGATGTACTCGGGGTGTACCCTGGTAACGAGTACATTTTCATAATGTGACCGGTTGAAGATGCCGATTTCACCCCGGCCGGGCAGTTCTTTGTAGTGTCTCCAGAAATAATCGTGGTCCAGCTCGGTGCTGTTGGGCACCTTGAAGTTGGCCACTTTAACGCCGGAAGGGTTCATGCCGCTCATGATGTGCTTGATGGCGCTGTCTTTCCCGGCGGCATCCATCGCCTGTAAGACTACGAGGACACGGTATTCATCATGCGCATACAGGATGTCCTGCATCTCGGCGAGTTGTTGCTTGCTTTTTTCGAGTAGTTTTTCACCAGCGTCCTTATCGAGCGTTTTCCCGGTATAAGCAGTGGGGAATTTGCTCAGTTTGCATTTTTTCCCTTCTTTGGCGAGGAAGTCTGCGCACTTTATTTTCATCTGAAGATTTTTCCTGGTTGCGCCCTCCGCGCCTTCGGGTTATCCTTCACTGTTGAGAACGGAACGCTCTTCCAGCAATACTTTCACGGCTTGTTCCAGTTCTTTCAATCTTTTTTCCAGGTCGGGCAGGTTCCTGCTGAGGGCCTGGCTTCTTAACGCGCTGGTATAGTCGAAAGCAGGGCTTCCGGTCACGGCGGCGTTCGGCGTCTTGATGGTTTTGCTCACGCCGCTTTGTGCGTTGATGCGTGCGCCATCGGCGATTTGGATATGGCCCACAATACCCGCTTGTCCGCCAATCATTACATTGTTGCCCAGTTTGGTGCTGCCACTTACGCCGGCCTGGGCGGCGATCACGGTATTGTTGCCTACTTCCACGTTGTGGGCGATTTGGATCAGGTTGTCGAGTTTCGCGCCCGATTTTACGAGTGTTGAACCAATTGTTGCACGGTCTATGGTAGCATTTGCGCCAATTTCAACATTATCTTCAATCACCACATTCCCGATCTGGGGGACTTTGCGGAAGCTGCCGTCGGATTGGGGGGCGAAGCCGAAACCATCACTGCCGATCACTGTTCCGGCATGAACGGATACATTGTTGCCTAGGCGGCAGCCATGGTAAACTTTAACACCTGGGTGAAGGATGCAATTATCGCCAATGGTCACGTTATCACCAATGAACACCTGGGGAAATACCTTTACGTTCTTGCCCAGTTTTACATTTTCACCGATATAAGCGAAGGTGCCGATGTAACAATTTTCTCCCATCGTAGCCGTACTGGCCACATAAGAGGGTTGCTGAATCCCGGAAAGTTGCTGCGTCATCATCTCCTGGTATTTAGAGAGCAGGGCCGCGAAAGCGGAATAGGCATCGGGAACCCGCAGCAGCGTGGCATTAATGGACTGACGCACCTGTTGGGCATCATTGATAATTACAATAGAGGCGCCTGTGGTATACAAATATTCCTCGTATTTGGGGTTGGCCAGGAAGGCCAACTGGCCGGCTTTTGCTTCCTCGATCTTACCAAAATCGTTCACGGTCGCTTCCGGGTCTCCTTCTACTTTGGCCTGGATGAGCATGGCTATTTGTGCGGCGCTGAATTGCATAGAATATTTTATTCTTATATACTTATTTTGACAACAAACTATATTATAACAACCGGGTCTACATTATCCCTTATAACAAATGTAGAATTTTTTAACCGGAGCCGAGAGGTGGTGGTGAATAAGCGCGTTGTCCACCTCCGAAATCCCTTTTACCGATCCATCCTTGAACAGAATATTAATGCCTTCTTCCCCGGGATGGTACATGGTGCTTTCCGTTTCACCTGAGAAAAAATAATATTTAAGTTCATTTTCAGTGATCCCCTGGTTTTGACAAATAGTATGCCTCAAGGGCTGCACGAAGCTTTCTTCAAAAGGTTTTGCCTGAAGTTTAACTTTGTACAGGTTGCGTTCCGTTAGAAAACGACAAAGTTGGGAAAGAATTTTGTCGGGATGGAACATCCAGGTTTTTACCGCCGCGAGAATATCGGTATCATCGAGCAGGCAGAAATGCAACAGGTTGGTTTTCAACAGATCTTTCTGTCCGTTGTTTTCGAGGAAGAACTGCAGGGCGGGCGTTGGGGCGCGAAGGGGATCACCATTTTGCATCAGTTCCATAGCGCGTTCGAGGATGCGGATCAGCATTTTTTCGGCGCCGAGGACCGTTTTATGCAGGTAGACCTGCCAGTACATGAGCCGTCTGGAAACGAGGAACTTTTCGATGGAGTAGATGGCTTTTTCCTCCACCATCAGTTGCCCGTTGTGGACGGTGAGCATCTTGATGATGCGGTCGTAGCCCACCACGCCTTCGGAAACGCCGGTAAAAAAGCTGTCCCGGGTAAGGTAGTCGAGGCGGTCCACATCCAACTGACCGCTTACCAGTTGGTGGAGGAAGGGTTTTTCGTACTGATCGGTGAAAATACGGATGGCCAGGTCCAGTTCACCCCCGAATTCCTCGTTGAGGTGTTTCATGATCATCAGCGAGATGGACTCGTGGTGCACGTCGCGGATGATGACCTGTTCCAGGGCGTGGGAGAAAGGGCCGTGGCCGATATCGTGCAATAGAATGGCGGCTTTGGCGGCGGTCTCTTCCTCGGGCGTGATGTCGATACCCTTGCTTTTCAGTTCGTTGAGGGCGCAACACATCAGGTGGTACGCGCCGAGTGAATGGTGGAGCCGGGTATGGACGGCGCCTGGGTACACCAGGTGGGCAAAGGCCATCTGGTGGATGCGGCGCAGTCTTTGGTAGAACGGGTGCGCCACCAGCTTGCGGATGAGCGGGGTATCCAGCGTAATGAAGCCGTGAACGGGGTCGTTGATGATCTTCCTGGTAGCAGGCACCATATTTATTGTTAAAGACGTGGTTAAATAGTGCGCAAAAGTACGAAATGCCGGGGCGTATCACTTAAATTTACAGATGCCCTTTATTTACGGGTGGTTTCGTAGAAAGCGGCTGGCTGCCCATAGCGATGAAGTACAAGTGTGCGACGCAAGGATGCCGCTATGTAAAACCAAAGCTGACCTCCTAAATAATTGAAGAATAACAGTTTAAATGATAAAAATGGGAATTGCAAAGATACTCTGGGTGGATGATGAGATCGAAAGCCTGCAATCGCAGAAAATTTTCCTGGAAAACAAAGGTTATGAAGTGCATACACTGACCAATGGGTTCGATGCCATCGACTATGTGCGCGATTCCCCGGTTGATGTGGTGTTGATGGATGAAAGCATGCCCGGCATTACGGGATTGGAAACCCTGGCCAAGATCAAAGAGGTGAACCAGCAGATTCCTGTGGTGCTGATTACGAAAAATGAAACGGAAAACCTGATGGATGAGGCGATCGGAAGCCAGATCGCAGACTACCTGATCAAACCGGTGAATCCCAACCAGGTTTGGCTGAGCCTGAAAAAAATACTGGACAACAAGCGGCTGGTAGCGGAAAAGACCACATCGGCTTACCAGCAACAGTTCCGCAACCTGTTCATGGCCCTGAACAGCAATCCGGATTACAACGAATGGATGGAGATTTACCGCAAACTGGTGTACTGGGAACTTGAAATGGAAAAAAGCGACAGCCCGGAAATGCAGGAAGTGCTGCAAACCCAGAAGCAGGAGGCCAACACAGAGTTTTACAAATATATTTCCAGGAATTACGGCGGTTGGGTACACCCTAAAAGCACGGAGGCCCCGGTAATGTCGCATTCGCTGGTGAAGTATAAAGTACTGCCGCACGTGGAAAAGGGCACACCCGTATTTTTTATCCTGATCGACAACCTGCGTTTCGACCAGTGGAAGGCCATCCAGCCCATCTTCGCCGAGAATTTCAGGATACAGGAGGAAGAAACTTTTTACAGCATATTGCCCACAGCTACCCAATACTGCCGCAACGCGATATTCGCTGGCATGATGCCTGCGGATATCGAAAAGAAGTTCCCGGTACAGTGGAAAAACGATGACGATGAGGGCGGAAAAAACCTATACGAAGAAGAGTTTTTCCGCGCCCAACTGCGGGCATTAAAACGGGACGATATCAAATATTCGTACACCAAAGTGCTGAACCACCACGACGGCAGCAACCTGGTGAACAATATCCATAACCTGATGGGCAACGACCTGAATGTGATCGTATACAACTTTGTGGACATGCTGAGCCACGCGCGTACGGAAATGGAAGTGCTTAAAGAACTGGCCAGCGATGAAATCAGCTACAGAAGCCTTACGGCCAGCTGGTTCGAACATTCTCCCCTGCACCAGGCGCTGAAGAAGATCGCGGACAAGAAAATACGTATTGTGCTGGCAACGGACCATGGATCAGTGCGCGTGAAAACACCGTACAAAGTGATTGGCGACAAACAAACCACCACCAACCTGCGTTATAAACATGGCAGGAACCTCAATTACGACAATAAAGACGTGCTGGCGTTCCGGGAGCCCAAAGATATCGGTCTGCCTTCGCCCACGGTGAACTCTACTTTTATCTTTGCGAAAGAAGACGGGTACCTTTGTTATCCCAATAATTACAACCATTTTGTGAACTATTATAAGAACAGTTTTCAGCATGGCGGCATCAGCATGGAAGAAATGATTGTACCGGTGATTAAGATGAGCAGTAAGTAGGAGGTTAAAATAATTTCCACAACCTGTGTAAAAACTAATACCTTACCACCACCTGCCTGCCGTAGATTTGTGAACCTGTAAAAACGGAGATTAGGCTATGAAGTACAACCAGGCAACATTAAACAAGATCGAAAAGATACTCGATGAAATGGAGTATGTGGTGCGTTACGAACGCGGTACTTTCCAGAGCGGTTACTGCATCCTGGAAGACAGGAAAGTTGTGGTGCTCAATAAATTTCTGCAACTGGAGGGAAGGATCAATACATTGATAGATATCATCGCGAATATTTCATTTGATCCTGGGTTCCTGCACCCTGAGACGCGTAAAACTTATGAGGAAGTGATCGCGCGCCATGCCGCCGAGAAACAGGAAGCCTGATGAACGGAAGCGGTCCTTACCATATTACCTTCCTGGGTACCGGCACCAGCAGTGGCGTACCCATGATCGCCTGCCCATGCAGCGTATGCGCTTCCCCGGATCCGCATGATAAAAGACTCCGCTCCAGCGTATTGGTGGAAACAGCTTCCACCACAATTGTAATTGATACCACTCCGGATTTTCGTTACCAGATGTTGCGTGCGGATGTACGTAAGTTGGATGGTGTGGTGATTACACATTCTCATAAGGACCATATCGCCGGAATGGATGACGTGCGCGCTTTCAACTATTTCATGAAACGCGCCATGCCCGTGTATTCCAATGATGCGTCAGAAGAAGTGATCATGCGCGAGTTCCCTTACGCCTTTGCAGACAAAAAATATCCTGGTGTTCCAGAAATAGAATTGATTACCATCGGGATGGAACCCTTTACGATCGGGGACATCACGTTGCGTCCCATTATGGTATGGCACATGAAAATGCCGGTATGGGGATTCAGGATCGGTGATTTCACCTATATCACGGATGCCAATAGAATTGATCAGGCAGAGAAAGAAAAAATAATAGGCAGCAAAGTGCTGGTGCTGAATGCGCTGCGGAAAGAAAAACATATCTCTCATTTTAACCTGGAAGAAGCGATAACACTGGTACAGGAGCTGAATGTACCCACGGCGTACTTCACGCACATCAGCCACCAGTTAGGCACACACGAAGAAGTGTCGGCTACCTTACCTGAGGGCATTCATCTTGCCTATGATGGTCTAAAAATTACGGTGTAAATACGGATTGTCTTGTATTGAACGCACCCTTAATTTTACATGCTTAAACAGTGTGTTATGAAATGGAGGGAGTGGTTCATGTTTTCCGCCCGGGAACGAACGGGCGTGTTGGTGCTTGTAGGATTGATCCTTGTGGTGTATAGTTTCCCCTGGTGGAACCCCTGGAAAGAGGAAGAAGTGGTGTTGGGAGATGCTCAACTGGCTTCCCTGCTGGGAACGATAAAGGAAAAGAAAGCAGCCGTGCTGAAGGATACGGCATTGCCTGCTTATCCTGAATATAATTATGAAAAGAAAGCGCCATATAAGGCACAAGGCGCAGCGGGTAAAAATTTACCTGATAGACAAAACAGTTATTACGCGCCGAAAAGGCCACCACCATCCATAGACATCAATACCGCGACTTTAGAAGAATGGGATGCCCTACCTGGGATAGGGCAGGTACTCGGCGCCAGGATCATTGCTTTCCGGGAGAAACTGGGTGGATTCGTGCGCAAGGAACAGGTGGGGCAAACTTATGGCCTGAAGGATTCTGTGTTCCGGAAGATCGCCGTTTTTTTAAAGGAGAGTCCGGAGCAGGTGCGTAGGTTAGCGGTAAATACCGTTTCGGAGGAAGCGTTGGCGGCACACCCGCTGATCCGGTGGAAACTGGCGAAGCAACTGGTGGCCTACCGGGAGGCGCATGGGGGTATCAAAGATGTGGAGGAGCTGCATAAGCTGCTTTCATTGGATTCGGTGCAGGTGAACTGGTTGGGGGAATACCTTGATTTCAGGAACTAACACATTTTTAAAAATTGGCTAACGATTGTTAGTTTTTTAACGGTAAACTCCTTATCATTGTGGTACAACTATAATGATACATGAACTTTGCACAATCAGAAGTAACAGCGCAGGTAGCACAGATAGCACGGGATTTTGCCGAAAGGAACATCAGGCCGCATGTGATGGAGTGGGATGAGGCGCAGCATTTCCCAAGGGAACTTTTCCGGGAAATGGGGGCATTGGGATTAACAGGCGTGCTGGTGCCGGAAAAATACAACGGCGCGGGATTGGGATATGAGGAATATGTGCACGTACTGAAAGAGATAGGAAAGGTATGCGGTTCTATCGGACTGAGTGTGGCGGCGCATAATTCCCTGTGTACCGGGCATATTTTGCAATTCGGAAACGAAGCGCAGAAAGAGAAGTATCTTCCGCTACTGGCTGGCGGAGAATGGCTTGGCGCATGGGGACTCACGGAAGCGAACACGGGCAGCGACGCCGGCAATATGCAATGCACGGCTGTGAAGGAAGGAGATGAGTGGGTGATCAATGGCACTAAAAACTGGATCACGCACGGCATCAGTGGGGATGTGGCAGTAGTGGTATGCAGAACGGGGGAACCAAGAGCGCGCAACAACTCCACGGCGTTCATTGTGGAAAGAGGGACACCTGGATTTTCCGGCGGCAAAAAAGAAAACAAACTGGGGATGCGCGCCAGCGAAACGGCTGAAATGATATTCGATAATTGCCGGGTGCCCGATAGCCAGCGTCTTGGAGAAGTAGGGCAGGGCTTTGTACAGGCGATGAAAGTATTGGACGGAGGAAGAATCTCTATCGCTGCACTGAGCCTGGGCATAGCCCAGGGAGCTTACGACGCAGCGAGAAAATACGCCCAGGAGCGCCACCAGTTTGGGGTACCCATTGCAACCTTCCAGGGCATATCCTTTAAACTGGCCGATATGGCCACCGAAATAATGGCCGCGGAATTGTTGACGCTTCAGGCAGCGAATATGAAAAATAATGGTCTTACTATGACCAAAGAGGCGGCGATGGCCAAATACTATGCCTCCGAGGTAGCTGTGAAAACAGCCAATGAAGCGGTACAGGTGTTTGGAGGGTATGGCTATACCAAAGACTTCCCGGTGGAGAAATACTACCGCGACAGTAAACTTTGTACGATAGGAGAAGGCACTTCAGAGATCCAAAAGATTGTGATTGCCCGTGAGGCGTTGAAATAATTGAAATTTTCTCTACGATTGCTTGCGTTTTACTGACCCCGCTTTTAGCGGGGTTATTTTTTATTCGAGCAAATTTTGATGGAAAGCCATTGATTGTATTTCAAATATCAATATTGGTACTGGTATCAGTTAAAATACTGGTCTAAAACCCTGATATATAGAATTATATTCGCAGGATGACAAGGACAATTACTTTAAAACGGTTCTACTTGTCCGCCATCTTCCGGGGGATGTTGCTGCTCATTGTCCCTTTTGCGGCCATTGCACAAACAGATTTGCACACCGTTGCAACAGATGCCTGGGGCAACAATTCCGTGAACGCGGTGATTTTCCGGAAGAATTCCATCGTATCTCTCAACGATACACAGTACATCGCCTACTACAATGCCGATCGTTATATGGTGCTGGGGAAACGCCCGTTGAAGGATACGGTATGGCAACTGGAACGGACACCTTATAAAGGAAACGCCGCCGATGCCCATAATTCCATCAGCATCATGGTGGATGGAAAGGGTACACTGCATGTATCCTGGGACCACCACGGCAACAAATTGCACTACGCCAAAGGGATAGCGCCCGGTTCGCTGAAGCTTGGTCCCGAAATACCCATGACCGGCTTCGCGGAAAATAAAGTTACCTATCCCGAATTCTACCGCATGGCCAACGGAAACCTGCTGTTCTTCTTCAGAGAAGGACAGTCAGGGCAAGGAAACCTGGTGATGAATACATACGATATTCAAACCGAAAAATGGAACACCATCCAACAAAAGCTGATTGACGGAGAAGGACAACGAAATGCATACTGGCAGGCTTTTGTAGATGCCAAAGGCACCATTCATGTTTCCTGGGTATGGCGCGAGTCCGCGGACGTGGCCAGCAACCACGACCTGTGTTACGCCCGCTCACGCGATGGTGGACATACCTGGGAAAAAACAAGCGGTGAACAATACACGCTTCCCATCACCGCGGGTTCCGCCGAGTATGCCTGGCGCATCCCGCAGAAAAGTGAACTCATCAACCAGACCTCAATGAACGCCGATGCAAACGGGAATCCCTATATCGCCACTTACTGGCGCGATATGGATTCCAACGTACCGCAGTACCGCATCGTTCACTTCTCGGGTAAAAAATGGGA
The Parasegetibacter sp. NRK P23 DNA segment above includes these coding regions:
- a CDS encoding DMT family transporter, with protein sequence MQDNKWMNWVLFIGLSVIWGSSFQLMKTGMEALSAYQVAALRMASAGIVLLPFFIRALRNIPKQKIVLIVWSGLLGNFFPSFLFCIAETRIDSALAGILNALTPLFTILVSVSFFQAKVSWNKWLGVSIGFIGLCLLFLSKGVPDLSYVSYSSLVLVATICYGLNVNLVSRHLQGIDSIHIASAALGFLLLPALLTLFISGYFNHDFTATPVLFSTGASVVLGALGTALASILFYMLVKRAGVIFSSMVTYGIPFVALIWGFLAHEEITLLQIGCLGIILAGVWVTNKKIKGA
- a CDS encoding transketolase: MPALKDIATQIRRDIVRMVHGCASGHPGGSLGCADFLTALYFQQMKHDPAFNMDARGEDLFFLSNGHISPLFYSTLARAGYFDVKELATFRKLNSRLQGHPATHEHLPGVRIASGSLGQGMSVAIGAALTKKLNNDPQLVYSLHGDGELQEGQVWEAIMFAAHNKVDNLISTIDWNGQQIDGPTSKVLSLGDLAAKFAAFGWEIVHLEKGNDMDEVVAALDKAKSLTGKGKPVVILMVTAMGSGVDFMEGSHEWHGIAPNDEQLAKALAQLPETLGDY
- a CDS encoding MraY family glycosyltransferase, translating into MKKLFDVPDARKVHINPIPSLGGLGIFAGFILAILISLPPGSAPEFQYYIAAAFIIFFLGIKDDILVISPVKKFIGQLLAAFIIVYKGGVQIKSMHGFLGVYDMPEMFSLALTYFTIIVIINSFNLIDGIDGLAGSLAVLAASLFGLYFIAVEQTSYAILSFALSGSMLAFLIFNFSPARIFMGDTGSLLTGLVAAILVIKFINVSDQSSALPVPAAPAVGFSILIIPLVDTLRVFSVRMLHRRSPFSPDRNHVHHLLLDYGMTHRTITLVLVSLNIVFIMIATFLGQLIGCTATICTMIALAYGSFSIAWYYKPRPRFFVAKTKEQEEATLIAKRSLFTFTKEKLQ
- the frr gene encoding ribosome recycling factor, yielding MSEELSMILDDAKETMHKALEHLEQELGKIRAGKANPQMLDGIHVDYYGSPTILNQVANVSVMDARTLTIQPWERNMIQPIERAIMAANIGVTPQNDGNVIRIFLPPLTEERRRELVKRAAGEGESCKVAIRNIRRDAIEQVKKLQKDGLSEDAAKDAEKDIQDLTDKHIAIVEKHLGVKEKEIMAV
- a CDS encoding polyphosphate kinase 2 family protein, giving the protein MKIKCADFLAKEGKKCKLSKFPTAYTGKTLDKDAGEKLLEKSKQQLAEMQDILYAHDEYRVLVVLQAMDAAGKDSAIKHIMSGMNPSGVKVANFKVPNSTELDHDYFWRHYKELPGRGEIGIFNRSHYENVLVTRVHPEYILNEKIPGIDSVKDITPEFWEKRMDQIRRFEKNLAENGTVIIKIFLHVSKDEQKKRFLERIEDPSKNWKFSFGDLKERALWEEYQSAYEAAITATSTSFAPWYIVPADDKWFTRLAIAEILGDQFKKLKLTYPEVSAETKAELEKAKAMLLNE
- the lpxD gene encoding UDP-3-O-(3-hydroxymyristoyl)glucosamine N-acyltransferase — encoded protein: MQFSAAQIAMLIQAKVEGDPEATVNDFGKIEEAKAGQLAFLANPKYEEYLYTTGASIVIINDAQQVRQSINATLLRVPDAYSAFAALLSKYQEMMTQQLSGIQQPSYVASTATMGENCYIGTFAYIGENVKLGKNVKVFPQVFIGDNVTIGDNCILHPGVKVYHGCRLGNNVSVHAGTVIGSDGFGFAPQSDGSFRKVPQIGNVVIEDNVEIGANATIDRATIGSTLVKSGAKLDNLIQIAHNVEVGNNTVIAAQAGVSGSTKLGNNVMIGGQAGIVGHIQIADGARINAQSGVSKTIKTPNAAVTGSPAFDYTSALRSQALSRNLPDLEKRLKELEQAVKVLLEERSVLNSEG
- a CDS encoding HD domain-containing protein, producing MVPATRKIINDPVHGFITLDTPLIRKLVAHPFYQRLRRIHQMAFAHLVYPGAVHTRLHHSLGAYHLMCCALNELKSKGIDITPEEETAAKAAILLHDIGHGPFSHALEQVIIRDVHHESISLMIMKHLNEEFGGELDLAIRIFTDQYEKPFLHQLVSGQLDVDRLDYLTRDSFFTGVSEGVVGYDRIIKMLTVHNGQLMVEEKAIYSIEKFLVSRRLMYWQVYLHKTVLGAEKMLIRILERAMELMQNGDPLRAPTPALQFFLENNGQKDLLKTNLLHFCLLDDTDILAAVKTWMFHPDKILSQLCRFLTERNLYKVKLQAKPFEESFVQPLRHTICQNQGITENELKYYFFSGETESTMYHPGEEGINILFKDGSVKGISEVDNALIHHHLSAPVKKFYICYKG